A region from the Schistocerca serialis cubense isolate TAMUIC-IGC-003099 chromosome 1, iqSchSeri2.2, whole genome shotgun sequence genome encodes:
- the LOC126426888 gene encoding uncharacterized protein LOC126426888 has protein sequence MAHSFKEAKVNFGFPTKGSWGGRLRHRIAWDDVLRRNVKILRFGGVWRPVSRSGWRPYVFPLYFASVCGSLLTIIGLDIVRIWLLWGDMTEITYAVVTAVCCFNGVYKMVHCFKHGDTYSRLVSDLNDLVALQRPYCERDDTLMAVFQEVCRKTKRLTIGCLTYMSVLGQMWCVLPLVSPVPPDSREDPMPLVSLPGLHKENCGWYSFIYLLECHTVFYWNFSSFGMDMFFASIMSHVTGQLNILNMRLTQLRQEESAEDQVHPSTCTGFNLNRFSRNQEQNVNDSTRMYIELCECVKHHQAIIRQVYRFNFMYYLLM, from the exons CCTGGGACGACGTCTTACGCCGCAATGTGAAGATCCTGCGATTCGGCGGGGTGTGGCGGCCAGTTTCCCGAAGTGGTTGGCGACCTTACGTGTTCCCGCTGTACTTCGCCTCAGTCTGTGGCAGCCTGCTCACCATCATAGGGCTGGACATCGTCAGGATCTGGTTGCTGTGGGGGGACATGACAGAGATCACCTACGCCGTCGTGACTGCAGTATGCTGCTTCAACGGAGTCTACAAGATGGTCCACTGTTTCAAACACGGCGACACATACAGCCGGCTGGTGAGCGACCTGAACGACCTCGTAGCACTACAGCGGCCGTACTGCGAGAGGGATGACACTCTCATGGCAGTCTTCCAGGAGGTATGCCGGAAGACCAAGCGGCTCACGATTGGCTGCCTGACGTACATGAGCGTCCTGGGGCAGATGTGGTGCGTGCTGCCGCTCGTCTCGCCCGTACCACCAGACAGCAGGGAGGACCCGATGCCACTGGTCAGTCTCCCCGGCCTCCACAAGGAAAACTGTGGCTGGTATTCATTCATTTACCTGCTGGAGTGCCACACCGTTTTCTACTGGAACTTCTCCAGCTTCGGCATGGATATGTTCTTCGCCTCGATCATGAGCCACGTAACGGGGCAGCTCAATATCCTCAACATGCGGCTGACACAGCTGAGACAGGAGGAGTCAGCAGAAGACCAGGTTCATCCGTCCACGTGCACTGGATTCAATCTCAACAGATTCAGTCGAAATCAAGAGCAGAACGTCAATGATTCTACCAGAATGTACATCGAATTGTGCGAGTGTGTGAAACACCATCAAGCAATAATAAGGCAAGTTTACCGgtttaattttatgtattac CTCCTTATGTGA